The Nicotiana tomentosiformis chromosome 2, ASM39032v3, whole genome shotgun sequence genome includes the window GCAGGTATGGGCAGGGGTTGTAGAAGACCAGGAGAAGCCCTAGTATCATATTTGTTTCTTTGGCATACAGAACATTTATGAATAAAGTTGATGATATCATTTCTGATCCCCTTCGAATAAAAATAAGTGAGCACCTTCCTAGTGGTAGAATCAATCCCAGAGTGACCACCAGAGGGAGAGGAATGCCAGAGAGTAAGGATTTTGGATCTCAATGCAGCATCATTTCCAACCAGTAGTTTCCCTTTCCTTCTAAGCTGGTCATTCAGCCAGGTGAAGTTTTTCTGAGGATGTTGTTGTAAGGAAGCAATAAGAGACTGAAGCTCTAGATCAGAATGCCAACTTGCTTGGATTTCTTTCCATAAATCAGCTTGGACTGAAGATACCATCATCACCATGAGTGTTGCACCTTGAACTCTAGATAAAGCATCTCCAACCACATTTTCTTTACCCTTTTTGTATTGAACTTCAAAATCAAATGGCAGAAGTTTGGCTAACCATCGGATTTGGAAATCAGTGTGTAACTTTTGCTCCAATAAATACTTCAATGCCTTCTTGTCAGTTGTGACAATAAAGTGCTGGCTGAGAAGATAATGTGACCATTTGGTCACAACAAAGACCAAAGCTAGGAGTTCTCTTTCATAAATAGATAGAGCAGCATGCCTAGGTGCTAGGCCTTTGCTGGTGAAAGTTATGGGGTGATTATTCTGCATAAGGACTGTTCCAATGCCAGTGCCACTGGCATCAGTTTCAGCAACAAAATGTAAGGAATAATCAGGCAAAGCTAGGACAGGTGCAGTAGTTAAGGCTAGTTTAAATGCAGAGAAAGACTATGAAGCAGCATCAGTCCATAAGAAGCTGTCTTTCTTCATCACATCTATCAAAGGTCAACTGATAAGGCCACATCTCTTGATGAATTTCCTGTAGTAACCAGCCAAATCAAGGAATCCCCTCAATTGTTTAACATTGACAGGGGTAGGCCACTACTGGACTGCTGTTATTTTTCTTGGATCAGTAGCAACACCTTGAGCTGAAATGAAGTGACCTAAGTACTCCACACTTGGCACCCCAAATACACACTTAGAATGTTTGGCCAAGAGGTTGTTCTGTACCATCAACTTGAAGATTGTTTGTAAGTGTAGGACATGATCTTGCAAAGTCATACTGTATACTAGGATATCATCAAAGAAAACAAGTACAAACTTCCTCGAGAACTCCTAAAACACATGATTCATCAAGCATTGAAAAGTGGATGGGGCATTGGTGAGGCCAAAAGGCATAACTAAGTACTGATAATGTCCCATGTGAGTTTTAAAAGTAGTTTTTGAAACATCCTCAGGAACCATTCTGATTTGGTGGTATCCGGATCTAAGATCAATCTTAGAAAATATAGAGGCACTTGTTAATTCATCTAGCAGATCATCAATGATAGGGATAGGAAACTTATCTTTAATAGTGCACTGATTCAATTCTCTGTAATCAATTCATTTTTGCCCACCAACACTATAGGTGAAGAAAAAGGGTTGTTGCTATATTGTATGACCCTTTGTTGCAGCATCTCTTTAACTAGCTTTTcaattatgtctttcttcatggAAGAATATCTGTAAGGTTTAATGTTGACTGATTTGGTTCCTGGATGTAAAGGAATTATGTGATCAAATGCACCCCTTTGTGGTGGCAGTGTAGTAGGTTCTGAGAACACCTCTTTGTAGCTATCAAGGAGCTCACTGATTGGTTGAGGTAGTGTTACATCATCAGGCAGATGCAAGGCATGCAGAAGCCCTTCATCCTCAGCATCAGAAGAGGGAATATCAATCATGACTTGCAACATAAACAACTAAGCCTCATCACCTTGATATCTGTTAACAGCCTTAGGACTAGAGAGTCTACAATCTTCTGATACTCCCTACAAAATGTGTTGCTTACCCTGATAATTAAAGGTCATGGTGAGGGCAGAGTAGTCCATTGTGACTGGACCTAATGTCTTCATCCATAATGCTCCTAATACCAGATCATATCGACCAACTGGAAACACAATAAGATCTGACATATAAGTAGTGCCTTCCAACATCCACTGGAAATTCTGTACCACCCCTGATGTTGCTTCCAATGTATTGTTTCCCAAACTAACATCACTCAGCTTAGTAGGTAAAATAGTGCATCCTAGCTTCTTTGTTGATGCAGAGTCTATGAAATTATGGGTACTACCCCCATCCAATAGAATTTGAATGGGTCGTTTGCTACTATAACCTGTTACATGTATAGTTTGAGCTCCCTGAATACCAGCTAGAGCACACAATGAGATGTGTGGGTGATCACCCTCAACAGTAGTCCATTCTTCAGGAGGTAGTTCAACATCATGCTGAATGTTTCCTTCTTCCTCAGAGGAGACTTCCGATGACTCAAGCTCCAATACAAACATATGTTTAGGAAGATTACATTTGTGGCAAATCGAGTATTTTCATCACAGAAATAACATAGTCCTTGTGCCCTCTTTGCTTGCATCTCAACTGGAGATATGGTCCTTCTGTTCCTAGGTACTACAGCATTGGTAGCAGCAGATAAGGTCAGCCTTGGTGCAGGTACCACTGCTTGGTATGATGTATTGCAAACAACTGGACTCTCATAAGAGTTTCTCCTTGCAGCAGCATAAGCAGTAGAGTGTTTGTGAACTCTGGCATTTGCAGCTAGAGTAGCTTCAGCAAGTCTAGCTAACCTGTAGGTCTTAGCTAGTGTCTTAGGCTCGTGCATCATGATAGGATGCACTAATTCCTTCTTCAAACCACCAAGGAAACAAGAGATAGCCTGCTCAACTGTTAGATTGCACTGAGCCACTAATCTATCAAAAGCAAACTGAAACTCTCTTATAGACCCCGTTTGTTTCAATTGTTTCAGTTCAAGCATAGGATCAGAGAAGTCACCACTAAAGGTTTCGATGAGCTCAGCTATGTACTCATCACACACAAGTAAATTCCTACACTTAAGGTAGGATTGATGCCAAGCTAATGCCTCATCATCGAGGTTCATAGCCACTAATCTCACTCTCTGATTGAGAGGAGTTTCATCCTCTGAAAAATATTGTTCAATTCTATACATCCATGTCTTCATATTCTCTCCATTGAAAGGAGGAAAAACCAAGTTATGATTTCGGGTAGCATTAACACAGTAAGGATTGGGACCTAGAATACCCTCACTTGATTGGAGCACCTTGTCCCTAGCAGTCAAGGTAGACGCATTATCCTTTGTTTGTTGACTCAATTGCAGACCATCGAAGGAGTGTTTGAGAGCAATCACCATCTGCAGAAGTTCAGCATGACGTTTTTCCAAATCATCTCTTAATTCCCGCTGTTTTTGTGCCAATTCTGCTCGCAGATCTAGCTGCTAAGTTGCTAGATCCTCATACTGCTCCTGCAAATCCATGGGTTGGTTACCAGTCACAACATCAACAGGTCGTCGTGGGCCCATCATCTACCAAACTATGATACCAATTGATATCAAAATCTAGGTACCAAGCCAATGTAACAGTGCAATCGAGCAAAATAAGAGAAGAACAGAAGAAATAAGAAGAAGAGAGAGGCAGAATTGAGATAGATATGAGGGAAAAGAGAGCTCAGATCCAATATAATATTCTGAATGGTTTACATTGTGAATGCTTGCTATTTATAAGACTAAAACATGCTAAAGAAAATGCAAAAGGTAAATGCCGAAATGTAAAAAGTGTGACTCAAGTGATAACCACTTTTTTCGCCAAAACATTTAACTAACTTTCAAATCCTAATTGCCAATTTGTGTATCACTTTCCTATCACTATACATTGATTTTAAATTCacaaaaaactaaaaatatacaTCTGACCCAAAAGGCTCAACAATCAAAACAACTGATAAGGAAAATTAAACCACCAACAAATCATCGAAAACAACTAGACACAGAATATCACAATAAAATTCATACCAAACAAAGCCAACAAGGATTATACAATTTAAAGAGATATGACAGGAGCATGGCAATTAGCACTACAGAAACTAAAAAGAAGAAGCGGACCATTGTATTAAATCTGAACTTTTGAGTTTTACAACAGGAAAACTCCAAAGCAAACAAACGTACAACAAATGCTCTGTTCCAAATGAACGTGAAACAGTAAACTCCGATTGAAAATTTGTCCGGAAATTGAACCATGACCGGAATTCGAACGGAAAACTCGTCGGTGACGACCTCGAGCACAGAACTTCAACGTGATTAATGGAGGATTTTGGAGCTGTTTTAGGGGCGTTTTTGAGGCGGTATTTCAGCTAGTTTTGAGCTGGAGTTTTCAGGCTACTCCCATGGCTAGAAATGGAGTTTTAGTGGTGACTTTTGAGAGGTGTAGATGctgcgtttttttttttttttgagaaaggAAGAAGAAGACCAGCAGAGGTTGCTCTTaggcaagaagaagaagaaaatcgcCCTATCTAAACCCAGATCTCTTTCATCCTTTACCCTCTAACTCTATATCTATCCcctttttttgtgtgttatgtgtGTGTGTTGGTGAGGTAATTAGTGTGCGAGTGAGATATGTGCATGTACAATGTGAGTTGTGAGCTGTAAGGGGAATGCCAAAAATGAGAATCAATTCCGTTGAGAAGAAACGTAAGCcattttggacataagaaatttaaaaaaaaaaaaaaaaaatattaaagagGCGTTTGTttgtaaaattttcaattttcgtatattttgaaaatttttgttaaaaatactttttaaaatattcactcacaaaaatttaaaaataattcaaaattatattcatgacCAAACAAAactttaaatttcaaatattatttttaaattttttttcctattttgaaattttaagatTCTTATATCCAAACGCCCACAAAGTTAGATTGCCAAAGTCCTCTGCACAGACTGAATGAACGTTATGTATATCCAAAATGTAGGCATGTGagttaaaaagaaaacaaaagagtGCCTAGGTGtaaagaaaaatggaaaattgCCAGGAAAGTGGCGTGAATCATGTTAATTGATCTTGCCAAATTTGTTACGGtaaagaaaaatggaaaattgCCAGGAAAGTGGCGTGAATCATGTTAATTGATCTTGCCAAATTTGTTACGgtaaaggtccaaatatacctaACATTCGAAAATAGTCTAAGAATAATCCTTATTATACTATTAAGTTATCTATATTCCTCTATTCACACTTTAGATTCAAACATACCCCTTATTTagacggagggacacgtgtcatcatcATATTGGCCatttctaaatatctcctaattaattaaaaagtaattttctaaagtaatttttttgttgCTGTAAAAAGtggaaaaaatgattttttttaactaaaaactgaaaaaacgaaaatattttttttcagtttttacaaaaaaattgctttaaaaaaaactaaaaaatattttctaaaacaatatttttgtaaaaactgaaacaaaaaagtaattttctaaagaaattcaaaactgaaaaaaactgaaattttttaaactaaaaactggaaaaaaaaaagaagaaaatgtttgttttttcagtttttacaaaaatattgctttagaaaattacttttcaattttttgtttttagtttttacaaaaagaatTCCTTTAACTGCCCGTGTCTACTTCTTGAAAACCTAAACGGGCAAGGTAAGCGTATCAagagaaaaaattattttcagtttttttaaagcaatatttttctaaaaactggaaaaaaatattcagttttttccagtttttacaaaaatatttctttaaaaaattgcttttcaatttttttttccagtttttacaaaaatattgttttagaaaatatttttcagtttttttaaagtaatttttttgtaaaaactggaaaaaaaatatttttgttttttcagtttttttcagtttttacaaaaaaattattttagaaaattactttttaattaattaggagatatttagaagtGGCCAACAGGATGATGACATGtatccctccgtttaaatgaggggtatatttgaacccaaagtatgactgcaggggtatagataatataatagtataacgagaggtattgttagaccattttcgaaagtatagGAGTATATTTGGCACTTTGAGGAATTTGTTAAGGTAGAATCTTGCAACGTGACACTTATCCATTAGCTCATTTGTTTTGttaatctttttttttccttttgttgtAATTGATAAAATAAAAATGCCACTGCTACTCAATTAAAATAACAAGATAAAAATTCTAACTATGTAGTATTTATTTGGTAAAAGCATCTAACTTTAAAATTGCACtaaactaaataaataaataaaaattgaaacttttctttttttgtaaaagaaaataaaacttaTACTAAAAATGCGTCTTTTTTtatcattttcaatttttttagtaAAACCCGTAAAGTGTCACTTTTCGTCATTACGTAACGACATATTtaacgatacaataaaatttaagtaacaatcaaaacaaatattatatttaaagtaacaatacgatacaatacaaaaAGTAACCACCCTCCAAACAAATGACAAAAGGACGTAGATACGACTTCAAGCTACAATAAAATGATGACTTTGATTTCTCAAATTAAAAATTGTACTACTATTTCTTCACCATATTTATTATGtcgaatatttattttaaaacaaGAAAATCAAATTAATTGGAATACCTTCTAGAACTTTTAAACCTTCTATCAAATGTCTTTCTGAAAATCTAAACCAAGTCGTCAATTATTTTAAGaatgttatgaatatattatattatggatgttcatttagtattccgttgtaaataagcttcctgaagaaacttatccaTACGAGACTCCGtcgtaaatatatttatctatttagtactctattggaaataagcctcctgaagaagtttatcctttcggtactgcgttatggataaatattactcatggtagatgattatctatatttggtacagtagcagcttacacagcagcttagagtagcagcttacacaatagcttgctttcttctataaatagaggagaattcagttcattatgtacataagtttgaagtttgaataatatatcaatttctctctatacttgtctttactttacagtatTTATTTTATagcacgttatcagcacgagactctgccatctcgagaaaatactttgaaagtatcagaggtacgaactttctttttctaaataatgtcaaatctttctaaacttgagtttgtagccctcgatatatcgggcaaaagctacatgtcttgggtgcttaaTGCTGAAATTTATCTTGATGTGATGGGTTTGGCAGAC containing:
- the LOC108943191 gene encoding uncharacterized protein, with the protein product MVIALKHSFDGLQLSQQTKDNASTLTARDKVLQSSEGILGPNPYCVNATRNHNLVFPPFNGENMKTWMYRIEQYFSEDETPLNQRVRLVAMNLDDEALAWHQSYLKCRNLLVCDEYIAELIETFSGDFSDPMLELKQLKQTGSIREFQFAFDRLVAQCNLTVEQAISCFLGGLKKELVHPIMMHEPKTLAKTYRLARLAEATLAANARVHKHSTAYAAARRNSYESPVVCNTSYQAVVPAPRLTLSAATNAVVPRNRRTISPVEMQAKRAQGLCYFCDENTRFATNVIFLNICLYWSLSHRKSPLRKKETFSMMLNYLLKNGLLLRVITHTSHCVL